Genomic segment of Streptomyces zhihengii:
CATCGAGGATCCGGCCCGGAGAGAGAGTCACCCCGCCATGCAGCAGCAGTATTCGCCCGTCACCACCGTGCAGTTGAACCACACCGCCGTCTATGCCAGGGACCGGCGGCTGTCCGCCGACTTCCTCGCCGCCGTCCTGGGGGTCGAGGTGGGCGCGCCGTTCGGCCCGTTCCTCCCCGTCGACCTGGGCAACGGCGTGACGCTGGACTACTACGAGCTCACCGACGAGCCCGTCCAGTCGCAGCACTACGCCTTCCTCGTCCCCGACGAGGAGTTCGACGGCATGATCGCCCGGCTGGAGGCCCTCGGGGTGACCTACTACGCCGACCCGCCCCACACCGAACCCGGCGCGGTCAACCACCTCTTCGGCGGCCGGGGCGCCTACTTCGACGATCCCTCGGGCCACAACATGGAGATCATGACCCGGCCCTACGCCCGGCCGTGACGGGCGTGGCCCGAGCGGCGGCGCCCGTCACGGCGCCGCCGCCCGGGCCGGGCCCCGCGGCGACGCGGATCGCCCTCCCCACCCGCTGGGCTCGGCTATTGCGGTGAGCCGCAACAGCATCGTCGGACCGCCCTCACCTCGGTGATCCTGGTCCTGCCGGGGGACGCCGGGCACGATCCGAACCGAGGGGGACACATGGGCAGCAGAGGATGGAAGCCGGTCATCGTCGCGCTGAGCGCCGCGATCGCGACCGTACTTCCCATGAGCACGGCGCAGGCGGACTACCCGGGGAACTCGGATTCCTTCGGCACCACGTTCGTGGACGGCGACGGTGTTCTCACCGACGACTTCGGCGACCACTTCGACGAGCTCGGGAACTCGCTGTGCCAGGGCTGCGGGGAGTCGTCGAACACCGACATCGTCATGTTGTGGCAGAGCATCCTGGTCGCCGAGCACCACCTGAACTTCTCGGAGGTGGACGGGGACTTCGGGCCCAGGACCAAGGCCGCCACCGTCAAGTGGCAGCAGAGCCGGGGGCTCCTCGCCGACGGCATGGTCGGCGACGCCACCTGGAGCAGGGCCGACGACCGGCTCGTCTGGGTCGGCTCGACCGGCTCGACCGTGCGGTACAAGAGCGCCGGCGACTTCGGATTCGTGGAACTCCACCGCGGCGACAGCGACAAGTACCGCGACGGGGGTGCCTACCACCTTCACAAGGTCATGCAGGGGGACGGCGTTGACGTCTACACCGGCAGCACCCGCATCTTCCACCGCGTCAAGACGATCAGCTAGGGCACGGGCGTGCGCCCCCTGCCGCCGCCCGCCTGACACGGCGGGCGGCGGCAGGGGGCGTCGTCGGCTGCCCTCGGCACCGCGTCCGTCAGGGCGCCGTCGCCGCGGCCGGGGTGCCGGCCGGGCGGTAGCCCTCGGCCTGGATGGCGAACAGCCGGGCGTACTGGCCGCCCGCCGCCGTCAGTTCCTCGTGGCTGCCGCGCTCGACGACCCGGCCGTCCTCCAGCACCACGATGACGTCCGAGTCCCGGACGACACCGAGCCGGTGGGAGACGAGCAGGCTCGTGCGGCCCGTGCGGTGCTCCCGCAGCCGGCGGTGGATGGCGTGCTCGGCGTCCGCGTCGAGGCCCGAGCCGGGCTCGTCGAGGATCAGCAGGTCGGAGTCCCGCCGCAGCAGGGTGCGGGCGAGCGCGACGCGCTGCCACTGGCCGCCGGAGAGCACCACGCCGGTCGTCGGGTCGTTCTCGTCGCCCTCGAAGTAGATCCGGCTGAGCAGGGTGTCGTACCCCTGCGGCAGCCCCGTCAGCTTCTCGTCCACGTCGGCCAGCCGGGCGGCGGCGCGCACCCTCGGCCGGTCGTCGAGCGCGGGGAGGTCGCCGATGCCGATGTTCTCGGACGCGGTGAGGTCGTAGCGCATGTAGTCCTGGAACAGCACGCCCACCCTGCGGCGCAGTTCCTCGGGCGGGACGCTGCGGATGTCGACGCCGTCCCACAGGATCGTGCCCCGGGTCGGGTCGTAGAAGCGGCAGAGCAGCTTGATCAGGGTGCTCTTGCCCGCCCCGTTCAGCCCCACCAGCGCCACCGACGAGCCGTGCTCCAGGGTGAGGTCGAGCCCGCTCAGCACCCAGGGGTGGTCGTCGCCGTAGCGGAACCACACGTCGCGCAGCTCGATGCCCCGGCGCAGCGGGGCGAGCGTGCCGGAGGCCGGGGGGAGGTCGTCCGGTTCGGAGACGATCGCCCGGTGGTACCGGAAGAGCAGCATGGCCCGGTACGCGGCGGCGATGCCGGAGGCGAGGCCGACGAGCGCCCCCTGCGCCCCGGCCACGGCCGCGGCGAAGGCGGTGACCGAGCCGATGCTCAGATCACCGGCGGCGGCTGCCGAGACCGCCCAGACCAGGCCGCCGCCGGCCACCGTCGCCGACAGCAGCCCGAGCAGGCCCTGGGTGCGGAACTCGCGCCCCGCGAGCCGGCGTTCGCCCCGGTGGGTGACCTCCAGCTCGCCCAGCATGCGGTCCTTGAGGAAGCCCCCCAGGCCGAACATCCGGGTCTCCTGCACGGCGGTGAGGTCGGAGATCAGGGTGGAGTAGAAGATCTCCCGGCGCGCGGCGGGGGAGACCGAGGCGAGCATCTTCACGTGCCGGCGCGTCAGGCTGAGGTGCACCAGCAGCGCGGGCACCGCGGCGGCCGCCACCAGCACCGCCATCGTGGGACTCAGCACGGCCAGCGTCGCCATCAGACTGACGATCGTGATCACACTGCGGGCGATGTCGAAGAGCCCGGCCGTGGTGGAGCCGAGCGACGCGCCGGACGCCTGGGCGGCCATGGAGAGGTCGTTGCGGAAGGACGGGTCCTCGAAGCGCGCCAGGCCCTGGAGCCGGTTGAGGCGGGTGTAGAGCTCGTCCTTCATGGTGCGGTCGAGCCGCCGGTTCAGCTCGTCGCGGAGGAAGCGGGACAGATGCGGCAGGAAGCCGGTGCCGAGCCCCACCGCCGCCAGCGCGACCGCCCAGCGCACGGCACCGGAGACGTCCCCCGCGGTGAGGGCGTCGATGACGAACTTCGTGAACCAGGCGGTGGCCGTCGGCAGCAGACCGGCGAGCAGGGTGATGGCCAGATAGACGAGGCAGCGGGCGCGCCCGGCGCGCCAGCACAGGCCCAGGGCGACGCCGAGCAGCCGCACGACCTCCAGCCGGCCGCCGAGGCCGCCGCCCGCGCCGCCCGGGGCGGGGCCGCCGCCCGGCGCGGCAGCGGCCTTCGGGGCCGGGCGGGCGCTCACGCGGCGGGGACCCGGGAGGCCAGCGCGCGGGCGGACGTGGCGGCCCCGGTGATCGTGCCGTCGGCGTCGACGAGCGCGTAGGTCGGGAACGCCTTGAGGCCGATGCTGTTCACCAGGGTCATCGCCTCGTCGACACGGGTGACGGGCACCTCGCCGCCCACCGCCGCGAGCAGTTCCTCGGCCTGCGGCCCCTTCCCGGAGACCACGGCCGCGGCGCCGTCGAACGCGCGGGCCTCCTCGGCGAAGTCCGGGGCGTGCTCGTGGCACACGTCGCAGTTCGCGTCGAAGAACGCCACCACCCGCTCGGCGGGACCGCCGGCCAGCTCGGGGAGCGTCTGGCCCACCACGTCCTCCGGATCCCAGGGCTCGAACTCCGGCCGGGGGGCGGCCAGCCGGTCCAGTTCGGCGGTGTTCTCCCGCAGCCTGCGCAGCACGGCGAAGGTGAGGAAGAGGTCGAACACGCAGAGCACGCCGACCACCACGACGGCACAGATGAGGTAGATCATGACAAGTCTCGCTTCGGGTCGGAGAAGAGGAAGGCCAGATCGTCGAGGCGGAGCACCAGCAGCGCGCCGAGCAGGGCCACCGCGAGCGCGACGACGGTCCCCGCCGCGTGCGGCGGCCATCCGGAGGCCCAGGCGCCCGCGGCGAGTCCGGCGCCGCCGATCGCGGCGAGCGCCAGGTTCCGCACCACATGGATCAGGCCGAGCGGCGCGGCCGAGGCGCCGAAGCAGCGGCAGGTCGCCGTGCCGTCACCCCGCCGCAGTGCCAGGACGATGCCGGCGGAGAACGCCAGCAGCAGCGCCACCGCCAGGGCGAGGCCCGCGACCGCCGTCGCGGGCACCACCAGCAGGACCGCCGTGACGGCCTCCACCGCCACCACCGCGGTGGCGGCCGCCCGCGACAGCCGCCGTGACAGCAGGCGCAGGGCGACGATCGACGCGCGGAACTCGGCGAACGCCGCGCGACTGCGCGTCTTGCCCACCAGGGCGGCGAGGAAGACGACCAGAAGCAGCGCGCGGCATCCGAGCATCAGGTACGTCACGCGGAACGGCCCGTCAGCAGCCGATTTCGAAGTACTTGCAGGTGGAGCAGCTCGTCCTGCCGCCCACGACGTGGCAGAGCTTCTGCCAGCGGCCGATCGCGTCCCACGCGTCGACGTGCGCGCAGCCGGTGCAGTACTGGTAGAAGGACGTGTCGGCGGCGGCCGTGGCGCGCGGCACCAGGCGGTCGAGCACCTTGTCCATGAGGTTGGTCATGGTGGTTCCCCTCGTTCGTTCGGTCAGGAGCGCTGTTCGGTCAGGAGCGCGACACCGGTGTGAACGGCCCGTACACGGGCCGGTGTACGGCGCACGGACGGGTGTCGCGGGTGTGCGGCGGACCGGGTCACGCCGGTGCGGGATCCCGGCGCCGGTGCGCGTCCTCCCCGCCACGGGGGCGGGGAGGACGCGCGGCACAGCGAGGCGTCCGGGGACGCCCCTGGGTCAGGCGCAGCCGATCTCGAAGTAGATACAGCCGGTGCAGCCGGTCTTGCCGCCCACGACGTGGCAGAGCTTCTGCGTGTGGCCGACCGCGTCGAGCATCTCGACGTATCCGCAGGCGCCGCAGTTCTTGTAGTACGACGTGTCGGCGCTGGCGGTGGCGCGCGGCACCAGGCGGTCGAGCACCTTGTCCATGAGGTTGGTCATGGTGGTTCCCCTCGTTCGTTCGGTCAGGTGCACGTGATCGGTCGGGACCACGTGTTCGGTCAGGAGCGCGACGCGGGTGCGAACGGCGCGTACACGGGCCGGTGTACGGCGCCGGGGTGCGTCGCGGCGGTGTGGGCATCCGGGGATGCCCACGGGATCACTTGCAGCCGACGCTGAAGTAGAGGCACCCCGTGCAGCCGGTCTTGCCGCCCACGACGTGGCAGAGCTTCTGCCAGTGGCCGACATGGCCGTACTCCTCGACGTACGTGCAGACGTCGCAGTTCTTGTAGTACGACGTGTCGGCGCTGGCGGTGGCGCGCGGCACCAGGCGGTCGAGCACCTTGTCCATGAGGTTGGTCATGGTGGTTCCCCTCGTTCGGTCGGTCAGGATCGCCACGACCCTACGAACGGCCCGTACACGGGCCGATACACGCCGCGTGGACGGGCGTCGCGGCCGTGTGGCGGGCCGTCAGGGGCGGCAGGGACCCGAGGCGCGGGTACGCGACCAGCCGGGCTCCGGCAGCTCGGCCGCGTACAGCCGCAGCAGCCGGTGCATCCGGAAGTGGCCGTGCCCCAGCGACTCCAGCAGCCGCGCCGCCACCAGCTCGTCGAGGGCCGCCTCCGCCGAGGCCATGTCCGAACCCAGCCAGACGGCGGCCGACTTGAGGTGCATGCCGCCCGGGTGCACCCGCCCGAGGATCCGGAACGCCCGTGCGGCGGCAGGGTCGGTGAGCTTGTCGTAGCCGGCCGCGAAGCACGCGCGCAGATCGAGGTCGCCCGCCGTCCACTCCGCGAGCCGACGCCGCGCCAGACGCTCCGCCAGACAGGAGACCGGCAGATCCGGCCGGGCCGCGAGCCGTGCTCCCGCGATCCGCAGGGCCAGCGCGTGGCCGCCGGCCTCCCGCGCGATGGCTGCCAGGGCCTCCGGTTCCGCGGCGGCGCGCTCCTCGCCCACCTGGAGCGTCAGCATCGCCACCGATGCGGCGGGACACAGGCCGCGCAGCGCGATCTGCTCGGCGTCCAGCGCGGAGAGCACCGCCCGCCCGGTGACCAGTGCGCCGCAGTCGCGGCCCGCGGGCAGCAGCGGGCGCACCTGACCGGTACTCGCCGCGTTGTCCAGCACGACCAGCACCCGGCGCCCGGCGAGCAGCGACTGGTAGAGCGCGGCGGCCTCCGCGGATCCGGCCGGGATACGGCTCCGGTCCACCCCCAGCGCACGGAGGAACCGGCCCAGCACCTCGGCCGGGGCGAGCGCCCTGGTCCGGTGGCTCGCGCCCTGGAGGTCGGCGTACAACTGCCCGTCGGGGTAGTGGTCGGCGACCGCGTGGGCGGCACGCAGCGCCAGGGCGGACTTCCCGAAGCCGCCCGGCCCGTGGACCGCGACCACCACGGGCACGGCGCCGGGGGCCAGCGCGGCCTTGATCCGGGTGAGTTCGGCTCCGCGTCCCACGTACAGCGTGGGAGCGGGCGGCAGTTGGCGGGGCAGGGGGCCGCGCGCGTCCGGCCGGCCGGGGGGCGAGCCGTCCTCCGGGCCGGGGCGCGGTGCGGCCGGCGCCGAGGGGGCGGCCCGGTCCGTGCGGGGGGCGGATCCGAGGGGCGTCTCCAGGTGGGGGTCGCGCGCCAGGACCGCCTGCTGGAGCAGGGACAGGTCGCGCCCCGGCTCGATGCCGAGCTCGGTCCGCAGCGCCCGTCTGACCTGGCGGTACACCCGCAACGCGGCGTCGACGTCACCGGCGCGGTAGTGCGCCAGCATCAGATGCCGGTGGGCGCGCTCGCGCAGCGGATGGAGTTCGGCGAAGGGGCGCAGCCGGGCCACCACCCCGCGGTGGTCGCCGAGCGCGAGGCCCGCCTCGGCGCGGTCCTCGACCGTCTGCGCGTACTCCTCGCCGAGGGAG
This window contains:
- a CDS encoding VOC family protein, with amino-acid sequence MQQQYSPVTTVQLNHTAVYARDRRLSADFLAAVLGVEVGAPFGPFLPVDLGNGVTLDYYELTDEPVQSQHYAFLVPDEEFDGMIARLEALGVTYYADPPHTEPGAVNHLFGGRGAYFDDPSGHNMEIMTRPYARP
- a CDS encoding peptidoglycan-binding domain-containing protein, with protein sequence MGSRGWKPVIVALSAAIATVLPMSTAQADYPGNSDSFGTTFVDGDGVLTDDFGDHFDELGNSLCQGCGESSNTDIVMLWQSILVAEHHLNFSEVDGDFGPRTKAATVKWQQSRGLLADGMVGDATWSRADDRLVWVGSTGSTVRYKSAGDFGFVELHRGDSDKYRDGGAYHLHKVMQGDGVDVYTGSTRIFHRVKTIS
- a CDS encoding ABC transporter ATP-binding protein, with the translated sequence MSARPAPKAAAAPGGGPAPGGAGGGLGGRLEVVRLLGVALGLCWRAGRARCLVYLAITLLAGLLPTATAWFTKFVIDALTAGDVSGAVRWAVALAAVGLGTGFLPHLSRFLRDELNRRLDRTMKDELYTRLNRLQGLARFEDPSFRNDLSMAAQASGASLGSTTAGLFDIARSVITIVSLMATLAVLSPTMAVLVAAAAVPALLVHLSLTRRHVKMLASVSPAARREIFYSTLISDLTAVQETRMFGLGGFLKDRMLGELEVTHRGERRLAGREFRTQGLLGLLSATVAGGGLVWAVSAAAAGDLSIGSVTAFAAAVAGAQGALVGLASGIAAAYRAMLLFRYHRAIVSEPDDLPPASGTLAPLRRGIELRDVWFRYGDDHPWVLSGLDLTLEHGSSVALVGLNGAGKSTLIKLLCRFYDPTRGTILWDGVDIRSVPPEELRRRVGVLFQDYMRYDLTASENIGIGDLPALDDRPRVRAAARLADVDEKLTGLPQGYDTLLSRIYFEGDENDPTTGVVLSGGQWQRVALARTLLRRDSDLLILDEPGSGLDADAEHAIHRRLREHRTGRTSLLVSHRLGVVRDSDVIVVLEDGRVVERGSHEELTAAGGQYARLFAIQAEGYRPAGTPAAATAP
- a CDS encoding TlpA family protein disulfide reductase; translated protein: MIYLICAVVVVGVLCVFDLFLTFAVLRRLRENTAELDRLAAPRPEFEPWDPEDVVGQTLPELAGGPAERVVAFFDANCDVCHEHAPDFAEEARAFDGAAAVVSGKGPQAEELLAAVGGEVPVTRVDEAMTLVNSIGLKAFPTYALVDADGTITGAATSARALASRVPAA
- a CDS encoding MauE/DoxX family redox-associated membrane protein, giving the protein MTYLMLGCRALLLVVFLAALVGKTRSRAAFAEFRASIVALRLLSRRLSRAAATAVVAVEAVTAVLLVVPATAVAGLALAVALLLAFSAGIVLALRRGDGTATCRCFGASAAPLGLIHVVRNLALAAIGGAGLAAGAWASGWPPHAAGTVVALAVALLGALLVLRLDDLAFLFSDPKRDLS
- a CDS encoding AfsR/SARP family transcriptional regulator, coding for MRFRVLGPLDIRTCEHPVRIARGNQQTVAALLLAAEGRFVAVPALTREIWGERVPTSAVPNLRTYVMRLRRSDPGLAERLTTSASGYALRVEPGEDELDLSAFRTAAEAGRRALGASDAGAAAGAFDRALAHFRGTPLEDVPLGPALGDLADSLGEEYAQTVEDRAEAGLALGDHRGVVARLRPFAELHPLRERAHRHLMLAHYRAGDVDAALRVYRQVRRALRTELGIEPGRDLSLLQQAVLARDPHLETPLGSAPRTDRAAPSAPAAPRPGPEDGSPPGRPDARGPLPRQLPPAPTLYVGRGAELTRIKAALAPGAVPVVVAVHGPGGFGKSALALRAAHAVADHYPDGQLYADLQGASHRTRALAPAEVLGRFLRALGVDRSRIPAGSAEAAALYQSLLAGRRVLVVLDNAASTGQVRPLLPAGRDCGALVTGRAVLSALDAEQIALRGLCPAASVAMLTLQVGEERAAAEPEALAAIAREAGGHALALRIAGARLAARPDLPVSCLAERLARRRLAEWTAGDLDLRACFAAGYDKLTDPAAARAFRILGRVHPGGMHLKSAAVWLGSDMASAEAALDELVAARLLESLGHGHFRMHRLLRLYAAELPEPGWSRTRASGPCRP